The genomic interval ACTAAAGGGCAAACTAATCAAGCCAATCAAAATCTTACTGTGAATTACGAAAACTTAATGAGCTACAAGTGGTCGCTCATTAATGCTGAAAATAATAAGGGCGAGCCGATTGCCGAATTTAACAATCTAAGCGATAAGCAAAAGAAACAAATTCGCTTAACCTTTCAAAAAAGAGATGAAGCACAAGCTCTATATGGTGATAAGCCACATTTTATGCTGTACAGCATCGGTTGTAACACTATGGGTAAAGGCTTCAAATTACAAGGTAATACATTAGCGACTGATACGGCTGGCGGTGGAACCACAATAGGTTGTGGCAAAGTAGAAAGAAAAATGGAACATAAAATGAGTGAACTATTGGGTGAAGATAGCCAGCTCAGCATTAGTAGTTCACCTCAAGTTACCTTAACTTTCATCACACAAAATAATAACAAACTGGTTTGGGCAGGTGAGGCAACTGCACGCACTAAATATGGCGTAGAGCCAACTTTGTTTCGCTTACAAGTAGCCCCGCAAATGGTGGGTTGTGAGAATGATTCCAGTAAATCATGTTTATTGGTCAGAGAAGTGCATTATGAAGAATATACAGGTAAGCAAATTATTGATAGTCAGTGGCACATGATAATCAGTTCGATAGAAGGTTATCAGCATGAAAATGCACTTTCAACTATAGTTGTGGAGCGTTATCGCCCAACATCTGAAAAAGTGATTCATGATGTTTGGGTTGCAACTGAAAGTGTAGACTATATGATAAAGAGCAATACACAAATCCCCAAATAATAATCAACTACTTGAATAAAAAAGATAATGCAAAAAAGTACATTTAGCATTGCCAAAACCAACAGCAAAGCAAATTGTTATGGCAAGCGCTCGCCATTAATGTCAATTTTTTTATGATAGAATCAGTGGCTGGCTGAGTGGTTCAAGGCGCGGTTAAAGTTTTACGCTTGTCTAACAATTAAGCTTGCAAGTAATTTTTCAAATAAAAAGGCAAGCAATCTGCCGAAAATACGTTAGACCAACAATTGGCGTAAATCTAAATTGCCAAAGTTTGCATCGGTTTTAAGATGATAAAACTGGTTAAACGTCGCTTGATAGCCACTACCAACATTGTCAAGCGTGACAGGAACGCCTAACGGAAAATTAATGCGTCTTGCCACATGTCCAAATGGGAAATCGGTGTAGATGGGTCGCCCTGTCGCTTGTTGGATAGTACGAATGACGGTATCAAAGGTGTAATCGCCATCGTAAGCATCACTGATGCCACTAAAATTAAATTTGCCCAGCACAATCGCTTGCTGTTTTGCCATAATACCTGATAACACCAAGGTTTGTAGCATACGCTCGATACGGTATGGCTGCTCACCGGTATCTTCCAAAAATAAAATCCCGTTGTCGACAGTTGGCATATACGGCGTGCCCACCATTGCAGATAACACGCTAAGATTACCGCCCCATAAGGTGCCTTTTATCGGTTTAGCCAAAGGACG from Moraxella osloensis carries:
- a CDS encoding DUF4377 domain-containing protein; its protein translation is MQTTIFDLSSLKKYSAVIFGIACFILGACQPPMTSMTRNVSIETKGQTNQANQNLTVNYENLMSYKWSLINAENNKGEPIAEFNNLSDKQKKQIRLTFQKRDEAQALYGDKPHFMLYSIGCNTMGKGFKLQGNTLATDTAGGGTTIGCGKVERKMEHKMSELLGEDSQLSISSSPQVTLTFITQNNNKLVWAGEATARTKYGVEPTLFRLQVAPQMVGCENDSSKSCLLVREVHYEEYTGKQIIDSQWHMIISSIEGYQHENALSTIVVERYRPTSEKVIHDVWVATESVDYMIKSNTQIPK